One window from the genome of Hippocampus zosterae strain Florida chromosome 7, ASM2543408v3, whole genome shotgun sequence encodes:
- the LOC127603426 gene encoding retinoic acid receptor alpha-A isoform X1, with product MMYESVDVVGLNPSPNPFLMMDYYNQSRGCLLPEKGLVPGAPHPYSSSVRNQHWNGSNHSIETQSTSSEEIVPSPPSPPPPPRVYKPCFVCQDKSSGYHYGVSACEGCKGFFRRSIQKNMVYTCHREKNCIINKVTRNRCQYCRLQKCLEVGMSKESVRNDRNKKKKDEKKQECTESYVLSPDTEQMIDRVRKAHKETFPSLCQLGKYTTNNSSEHRVSLDVDLWDKFSELSTKCIIKTVEFAKQLPGFTTLTIADQITLLKAACLDILILRICTRYTPEQDTMTFSDGLTLNRTQMHNAGFGPLTDLVFAFANQLIPLEMDDAETGLLSAICLLCGDRQDLEQAEKVDVLQEPLLEALKIYVRKRRPHKPHMFPKMLMKITDLRSISAKGAERVITLKMEIPGSMPPLIQEMLENSEGLESGAAGGRPCGTPPGSCSPSLSPSSAQSSPATQSP from the exons ATGATGTACGAAAGCGTGGACGTAGTGGGACTGAACCCCAGCCCCAACCCCTTTTTGATGATGGATTACTACAACCAGAGCAGAGGGTGTCTTCTCCCGGAGAAAGGACTGGTGCCCGGGGCTCCTCATCCTTACAGCTCCTCCGTCAGAAACCAGCACTGGAACGGTTCCAATCACT CGATAGAGACGCAGAGTACCAGCTCGGAGGAGATAGTGCCAAGCCCGCCCTCGCCTCCCCCGCCGCCCCGCGTCTACAAGCCCTGCTTTGTGTGCCAGGACAAGTCCTCAGGGTACCACTATGGTGTCAGCGCCTGCGAAGGCTGCAAG GGCTTCTTCCGGAGAAGCATCCAGAAGAACATGGTGTACACTTGTCATCGCGAGAAGAACTGCATCATCAACAAAGTCACTCGAAATCGCTGCCAGTACTGTCGGCTTCAGAAGTGCCTGGAAGTGGGAATGTCCAAGGAGT CCGTTAGAAACGACcggaacaagaagaagaaggacgaAAAGAAGCAGGAATGCACGGAGAGCTACGTGCTGAGTCCCGACACGGAGCAGATGATCGACAGGGTCCGCAAGGCCCACAAGGAAACGTTCCCCTCCCTCTGCCAGCTCGGCAAATACACTACG AACAACAGTTCGGAGCACCGCGTGTCCTTGGACGTGGACCTCTGGGACAAGTTCAGCGAGCTGTCCACCAAATGCATCATCAAGACGGTGGAATTCGCCAAGCAGCTCCCCGGCTTCACCACGCTCACCATCGCCGACCAGATCACTTTGCTCAAAGCCGCCTGTCTGGACATCCTG ATACTGCGGATCTGCACACGCTATACCCCAGAGCAAGACACCATGACCTTCTCAGACGGACTCACGCTAAACCGAACCCAGATGCATAACGCCGGCTTCGGACCGCTCACCGACTTGGTCTTTGCCTTCGCCAACCAGCTGATCCCTCTGGAGATGGACGACGCTGAGACGGGGCTGCTTAGCGCCATCTGTCTGCTGTGTGGAG ATCGTCAGGATCTGGAACAAGCAGAGAAGGTGGACGTTTTGCAGGAGCCTCTTCTGGAGGCACTGAAGATCTacgtgaggaagaggaggccccACAAACCGCACATGTTCCCCAAGATGCTGATGAAGATCACCGATTTGAGAAGCATCAGCGCCAAAG gGGCCGAGCGTGTCATTACGCTGAAAATGGAGATCCCGGGCTCCATGCCTCCCCTCATCCAGGAGATGCTGGAGAACTCCGAAGGTCTGGAGAGCGGCGCCGCGGGAGGCCGTCCCTGCGGCACCCCGCCGGGCAGCTGTAGCCCCAGTTTGTCCCCGAGCTCCGCCCAAAGCAGTCCAGCCACACAATCGCCGTAG
- the LOC127603426 gene encoding retinoic acid receptor alpha isoform X6, giving the protein MLGISKLSTAIETQSTSSEEIVPSPPSPPPPPRVYKPCFVCQDKSSGYHYGVSACEGCKGFFRRSIQKNMVYTCHREKNCIINKVTRNRCQYCRLQKCLEVGMSKESVRNDRNKKKKDEKKQECTESYVLSPDTEQMIDRVRKAHKETFPSLCQLGKYTTNNSSEHRVSLDVDLWDKFSELSTKCIIKTVEFAKQLPGFTTLTIADQITLLKAACLDILILRICTRYTPEQDTMTFSDGLTLNRTQMHNAGFGPLTDLVFAFANQLIPLEMDDAETGLLSAICLLCGDRQDLEQAEKVDVLQEPLLEALKIYVRKRRPHKPHMFPKMLMKITDLRSISAKGAERVITLKMEIPGSMPPLIQEMLENSEGLESGAAGGRPCGTPPGSCSPSLSPSSAQSSPATQSP; this is encoded by the exons CGATAGAGACGCAGAGTACCAGCTCGGAGGAGATAGTGCCAAGCCCGCCCTCGCCTCCCCCGCCGCCCCGCGTCTACAAGCCCTGCTTTGTGTGCCAGGACAAGTCCTCAGGGTACCACTATGGTGTCAGCGCCTGCGAAGGCTGCAAG GGCTTCTTCCGGAGAAGCATCCAGAAGAACATGGTGTACACTTGTCATCGCGAGAAGAACTGCATCATCAACAAAGTCACTCGAAATCGCTGCCAGTACTGTCGGCTTCAGAAGTGCCTGGAAGTGGGAATGTCCAAGGAGT CCGTTAGAAACGACcggaacaagaagaagaaggacgaAAAGAAGCAGGAATGCACGGAGAGCTACGTGCTGAGTCCCGACACGGAGCAGATGATCGACAGGGTCCGCAAGGCCCACAAGGAAACGTTCCCCTCCCTCTGCCAGCTCGGCAAATACACTACG AACAACAGTTCGGAGCACCGCGTGTCCTTGGACGTGGACCTCTGGGACAAGTTCAGCGAGCTGTCCACCAAATGCATCATCAAGACGGTGGAATTCGCCAAGCAGCTCCCCGGCTTCACCACGCTCACCATCGCCGACCAGATCACTTTGCTCAAAGCCGCCTGTCTGGACATCCTG ATACTGCGGATCTGCACACGCTATACCCCAGAGCAAGACACCATGACCTTCTCAGACGGACTCACGCTAAACCGAACCCAGATGCATAACGCCGGCTTCGGACCGCTCACCGACTTGGTCTTTGCCTTCGCCAACCAGCTGATCCCTCTGGAGATGGACGACGCTGAGACGGGGCTGCTTAGCGCCATCTGTCTGCTGTGTGGAG ATCGTCAGGATCTGGAACAAGCAGAGAAGGTGGACGTTTTGCAGGAGCCTCTTCTGGAGGCACTGAAGATCTacgtgaggaagaggaggccccACAAACCGCACATGTTCCCCAAGATGCTGATGAAGATCACCGATTTGAGAAGCATCAGCGCCAAAG gGGCCGAGCGTGTCATTACGCTGAAAATGGAGATCCCGGGCTCCATGCCTCCCCTCATCCAGGAGATGCTGGAGAACTCCGAAGGTCTGGAGAGCGGCGCCGCGGGAGGCCGTCCCTGCGGCACCCCGCCGGGCAGCTGTAGCCCCAGTTTGTCCCCGAGCTCCGCCCAAAGCAGTCCAGCCACACAATCGCCGTAG